The DNA region AAATTTTTTGTAATTAAAATTTTTGTAAACCACAAAATAAAAATAAGAAAAACAGTTATATGCAATACTGATTCAGACCAAAATTCAACGGTGCTGTATGCAGCAGGAGTAAAAACAATTAGAAAAAGGATACCTCCCTCAATAATCTTGTCTAATCTTCTTTCCTCAAAAATCACTTTATAAAGGCTTTCTATAACAAGCTACGATATGAGCTCTAAAAATAAAAAAAGTTTTTGTGCTAAGAATCATTTCCATAAATCCCAAAGTTTTTCGCAACAAGGGGCTTTTCCAATAACCATGTCCATGAGTATGATGAATATAATACTCTTCTTCAAACCCCACTGCCTTTGACATCTTTTCAAAAGCCCATTTAGTATTACATTTATAATGAGTAGGATATGTACCTTCATCAAGCTCCATATTGAGCAATCTTTTCTTTAAAAAAACTCTAAATTCTGAAGGGAATAGATAACTTAGAAACATTACAGGATGGTATTTATTTTGAGTCGATATTATGACATAACCGCCCGGTTTAAGTATTCTTGCAAATTCTGACCATACGCTTTGCGGTTCTGTCAAATGTTCAAAAACAGAACGACATATAATCAGTTGCACTGATTCATCTTTCAAAGGAATTTGAGAAAGATTACCTTCAGCTCCAATAGAAATTATTTTATTTTCTGCTATAGATTCTCTACTAATATCTATTCCAATTACTTTTTTCCCTAAAAAACGACTTTCTCTACCTTGCCAATAATCACCACTTCCACATCCTGCATCCAATAGGATGGAACATTTATCAAGTTTTTCTGTAACCCAATCATCATAAAATGACTCTTTACATTGAAGGAGTGCAGGGTCAACATATTTTTCAAGAAAATTTCCCATGAATTCATTCAGTTAAAAAATTGATTTGCAAAGTGAAAAGATTGGAAAGAGTTAGATGCATCAACTGAATGAAAAAAATAGTTCATTGTTCCTCTATGCTTTTCCCTATACCTGATGCAGCTCCTCTTCCTTTTTGTAGTAGCTGTAATAATATTCTGAATAGTAATAATCTGAATCTTGTTTTCTCACATCATTTAATAAAACATTCAATCTCTTAACATCTAAATCCAAAAATCTCTTTGCATTCTTTTCCACAATATTCTTTGCTGTTACACCGCTCCTTACTACAAGACAAACAACATCTGAATATTTTGAAATTATCGACGGATCAGTTACAGGCACTACAGGAGGCGCATCGATTATAATAATGTCAAAGTTATCTTTATAAATTTTAATCAAAGACTTCATTCTTTCCTTCATCAAAAGCTCTGCTGGATTTTTTGGGACCGGACCACTCGGTAAAATATTGAGATTTGTAATGCTGCTTTTCACTATAAGCGAAAAAGCATCTATATTCTCATCTGTGAGTAGTGTGCTTAATCCATATTTATTTTCAAGGCGGAAAATGTCATGAATCCTTGAACGCCTCAGGTCACCATCCATCAATAATACTTTTTTTTCACTTTGAGCCATAGCTATTGCAATATTGACTGCAGAAACAGTTTTCCCTTCGCCCGGTGTTGAACTTGTCACCATTATAACTTTTGGTGGAACTTCAGTCGAGAAAAGGATATTTGTCCTAACAGCGCGGTAACATTCAGAGACAGTTGATTTTGGATGGGTATATGTTATCAATTCAGGACTTACTCGTTGTGACCTTTTCTTCATATAGCTGTGTATATTTGGCACAAACCCCAAAATAGGAAGATTCAAATAATGCTCAACATCTTCCAAAGACCTGATTGTTTCATCGAGATATTCAAGGAAAAAGGCAAAGCCTAAACCGAATATAAGTCCTACAACAGCTCCAAGAATGAGATTTCTTGGCACATTGGGACTTATAGGCTTTTTAGGTACTGTTGCCTTATCAACGAGACTAATATTGTTGAAGCGCATACTTCCTGTCACATTTATTTCACCTGCTCTCTTTAATAAGTAGTCATAGAGATTGCGGTTTATCTCTACTTCCCTGTTTAAGATATTATATTGAATTGACCTCTCCAATAATCCAATTGCAGTATTATTTAGCTCCTTTTTTCTCTCATTGTATAATTTCTCCTTTGCTTTCAGTAATTCATACTGATTATTGATTCTATTGATTACTTTATCAATTTCTGTTTGGATATTTTTATTAATCGCATCTATTTGTGCCTTGACTTTCAAAACTTCAGGATGTTTTTCTCCAAATTCTGTTTTAAGTTTATACAAAGTTTGTGTTAAAGCATAGATTTGCCCTCTCATTGCCTGAATTCCGGTTCCCTGTAAAACTTCTGGCAATGTCGTTTCATCTATATCTATTCCTTTATCTCTTAATTCCTTAATCTGCTTTAAAGCTATTTCAAGTTCTAATTTTCTCGACCGAAGTCCCTGTAACTCCCTTGTCACCTGATTCAATTCAGCAATTACATTGCTCTGTCTTTCTTCAATCTTTGGTGAAATTATCTGTTTCTGTTCTCTGTATTTTTGAAGATCAAATTCCGCTTTCTTCATCTTAACAATAACGGATGTTATTTGGTCATCAAGCCAGCTTGAAGCTGTCTTATAACTATTAACCTTATCTTCCAAACTTTTCTCGATATAAACATCAGTCACTAAATTAACCAACCGCGCCACTTCCTTTGGGTCAGGTCCCATCATAGCTAAATCAACTAAATTTGTCCCTTTAACTGGATTGACAATGATCTTTGCTCGAATTGCATCGGCTCTCGCTATTCTTTCGTCTTCTGTCAAATTCTCATTGGGAAAAAGTCGGTCAACAACTTCTAGTGCAACCATTCTGCTCTTTATAATTTCATACTGTGTTTCAAAATATTCATTATAGCCAGAAAATTTATTGATATCTTGGAAAGAAACTATATTGCTTGCAGAATATTCGATAAGAATTCTCGATTTTGCCATATAAAGTTTTTTCTGCTTGAATGTTGCAATGGAAACAGAAACAAGAATAAACATTGCAATGAGGACCACTGTCCAAACTCTTTTTTTGACTATGTAAAAATAGTCCTTCAGTGAAAGTTTAGTTTCTATTTTCTTAGCAACATCCATAACTTAAAATATATCGGTTTTTTACTTCTCTATTCGGAATAAAAAATACTCTTTGGAACAATTATAACATCTCCATCTCGAATTTTTAATTCTTCCAACTCCTTTCTGAATCTTTCGGATTTTGCGGGTAATCCTCTTTCAAGACCCTTTCTAATTCTTTCAACATTTACAACATAGACTTCCCTGCCGCCGTTGCGTATCAATTTGACTGCTGTTTCTCTTGCTCCTCTCGTAAAATCACCTGCCACTATAATTGCCTGATATATATTATAATCTTCCTGTAAAGTATAGTATCCAGATTTCCCAACTTCTCCACTTATAAAAAACTTTGCTTCCGGTATATCGATAACATCGTTTTCTTGTAATAGTATATTTTTTTGAATTTCGCCATCAATAACAGGAATTTCTATTTCAACCATCTTTTCGCTATTATTATCTTTTTGAAGCCGCTTGATTATAATCCTGTTTCCTGCTGTTTTTTTCAAACCTCCCAATTGAGAAATAAATTCAAATAATGATGTGGGTTTCTTAAGAAAATATTTGCCATTCTTTTCAGCTTCTCCGATTACAAAAACTTTTTTGCTCCTATATTCCTTTACAGAAACAAAAACCTGCGGATTTTCTATATATCCATTTGACAATAAGCCTGCTATTTTATCGGCTATTTCAGATGGCGTAAGTCCTGCCACATATATTTTTTTAAAAAAAGGATAATTTATAGTTCCGTCTTCAAGCACTTCAGCTTCAAATGATAATTCGTTATGCTCCCAAACCTTAATATTTATAATGTCTTCAGGACCTACTGTATACCATTCCTTATTTGAGTCGACTACAGGCTCTGTCAACTGGACTACTTCCATTGAATTACCTTCTTCATTCACTTTTTCTTGCGATGTACTGGTATATTTCTTTATGATAAGATGGTCTGCAGCAAAAAAACTACAGCTACCAAAGACAAACAAGTAAAATAAAGATAGAATCAATAAAAACGATTTTCCCCTAAAATATTTCATATAATTCCTCATTGCCATAATATTTCTCCGACTATAAAAAAGTATTCTCATCATTAATCATTGTCAATCATAATTTATATAAAACATCCTTTTACTCTACTATCCTTATTTTTTTCTCAATAGGTAAAATTTATACTAAAAGTATATCGGTTTCTTACAAAACTTCCAAAAAAACTCGTCCTTTTTTCGTGAAGATAACCAAAACGCAAATTTGTTTTTCGGGATATTCTAAAATTTAGATTATCTTCGATGTTCCATCTTCTATCTTTTCTTTTAACACTTCCAAAAAAAAATCCCCCTCCTTCAAACTCATTAAGACCGAATCGATATTCAATTTCATTTCTGATTCTCTCAAAAAATTGGTTATCCAATCTCACTGTTATATTTTTAAATACTGAATTCCCACCATTGACACTATTAGTCCAATTTCTTGT from Candidatus Schekmanbacteria bacterium includes:
- a CDS encoding polysaccharide biosynthesis tyrosine autokinase, translated to MDVAKKIETKLSLKDYFYIVKKRVWTVVLIAMFILVSVSIATFKQKKLYMAKSRILIEYSASNIVSFQDINKFSGYNEYFETQYEIIKSRMVALEVVDRLFPNENLTEDERIARADAIRAKIIVNPVKGTNLVDLAMMGPDPKEVARLVNLVTDVYIEKSLEDKVNSYKTASSWLDDQITSVIVKMKKAEFDLQKYREQKQIISPKIEERQSNVIAELNQVTRELQGLRSRKLELEIALKQIKELRDKGIDIDETTLPEVLQGTGIQAMRGQIYALTQTLYKLKTEFGEKHPEVLKVKAQIDAINKNIQTEIDKVINRINNQYELLKAKEKLYNERKKELNNTAIGLLERSIQYNILNREVEINRNLYDYLLKRAGEINVTGSMRFNNISLVDKATVPKKPISPNVPRNLILGAVVGLIFGLGFAFFLEYLDETIRSLEDVEHYLNLPILGFVPNIHSYMKKRSQRVSPELITYTHPKSTVSECYRAVRTNILFSTEVPPKVIMVTSSTPGEGKTVSAVNIAIAMAQSEKKVLLMDGDLRRSRIHDIFRLENKYGLSTLLTDENIDAFSLIVKSSITNLNILPSGPVPKNPAELLMKERMKSLIKIYKDNFDIIIIDAPPVVPVTDPSIISKYSDVVCLVVRSGVTAKNIVEKNAKRFLDLDVKRLNVLLNDVRKQDSDYYYSEYYYSYYKKEEELHQV
- a CDS encoding class I SAM-dependent methyltransferase; translated protein: MGNFLEKYVDPALLQCKESFYDDWVTEKLDKCSILLDAGCGSGDYWQGRESRFLGKKVIGIDISRESIAENKIISIGAEGNLSQIPLKDESVQLIICRSVFEHLTEPQSVWSEFARILKPGGYVIISTQNKYHPVMFLSYLFPSEFRVFLKKRLLNMELDEGTYPTHYKCNTKWAFEKMSKAVGFEEEYYIHHTHGHGYWKSPLLRKTLGFMEMILSTKTFFIFRAHIVACYRKPL